Part of the Geobacter pickeringii genome, CTGGCGGGGGTCACCGTCACCGACGGCAGCAGTACCGCAACAACGGACGCCAACGGGGTCTATACCATGCCGCGCCCCGCCGGGACCTACACCCTCACCGTTTCCGCCGCCGGCTACGGCACCACCTCGCGGATCTGCTCCGTTCCGGCGGGGGGGAGCGCCAGCTTCAACTGGAGCCTCTCCCGGAGCCCCGGCGTCTACTGGAACTACTCCGCCGCCCAGCCGGGCCGGATGATCCCGGCGGCCACCATGAACTACGTCGTCGTCGCCTGGAACGACCTGGGGATGCACTGCGCCCAGGACGACTACTCATACTTCTGCGTACTGCCGCCGTTCAACACGCTCCACGTCCAGGTGATCCAGCGGGGGGTCGGGGTGGTGACGAGCGGCATCACCGTCAGCTACGCATTCCCGAAGAAGACCGACTCGGCCCGCAACACCAACTTCTGGCAGTACGCCGCAAAGTACGGATGGAACGTCCCCCCCAACATCGGGATCACCGGCACCCCCCTCGCCGGCACCATGGCGGTCGATGCCAACAACCTCGGCTTCGTGGCGACGGGAATCCCCGTCACCCCCTACGACGATGACGGAACCTGGGACCCCTACGGCACAGCGACGATCACCGTCACCAACACCGCCACCGGCGCGGTGCTGCAGACCGCGTCGGTGGTGGTGCCGGTCTCCACCGAAATGAACTGCAGCAACTGCCACGGCATGGCCGACACCTACCTGAACATCCTTCAGACCCACGACCGCCGCACCGGGACGACCCTTGCCGCCGACCAGGCGAAGGGGGTTCTCCACCTCTGCGCCGAGTGCCACGCCGACAACGCCCTGGGGCTTGCGGGGAAACCGGGAGTCACGAACCTCTCCCTCGCCATGCACGGCTTCCACCGGGATAAAATGGTCAGCACCGGCAGCAGCCAAAGCCCCGAATGCTACAACTGCCATCCCGGTCCGCGGACCAACTGCCTGCGGGGGATCATGTCCCACGCCGGCCAGACCTGCACCGACTGCCACGGGAATCTGTCGGCCATGACCACCGCCCTGCAGAACGGCCGGAAACCGTGGCTCGAAGAGCCCCGGTGCGGCGACTGCCACGGCAGCCTCCACCAGGAAAACAGCGCCACCCTCTACCGCAACTCCATCTTCACCAACTCCCCCGACCCGAAGATGAACGGCCAGCTCTACTGCGCCGCATGCCACAACAGCCCCCATGCGGAATTCTCCTCGACCAACCATGTCGACAACGGGCTGCCGCAGAAATATCAGGGAGACAGTTACTGGCTCTGGAACTGCTACGTCTGCCATACCGATTACATGCCGGCCCCCTCCACGCACCAGTGAGGCGAAGAACGGTGCGTCTCACCTCCTGACCACCGGCGGGCCGCCTTGCCACGGCCCGCCGGCGCTCCCATTTCCCTCCCCAATCCCCCCCGGTTTCGCCCCCCAATTGTCCTCTCCAGAACGTCGCGAAGAACTCCGCTTTTTTGACCCACATCATAATTTTTTCGATGCAACAGGGGTAAGGTGGAATCATCACGAACGAGGGAGGACGACAATGGAACTGAAAAACGATCTCGGCACCACGGCGATCCAGGACGTCATTGCAGCATACCCCGAAATCGGCGAGATCCTGCAGCGCTACGACATCGGCTGCGTCACCTGCAAGGTGGGGATCTGCCTCCTGAAGGACGTGGTCTCGATCCACGGCCTCTCCAAAGAGGACGAGGCGCGGATCGAGGCGGAAATCAACGACCTTCTGGCCCGGAAAGCTGCTTAAGACATAACGCGCACACCCATCACACCATTACAAGGAGAACAGATCATGTCACATCTCGGTTGCGGCTGCCCCGGCAGCATGGCTCGCGTCATCGAAAGAGAAGAAACCACCACCACGAACGACACCGCCCAAACCCCGTCGGAACTGCGCCAGTGGCCGGTGCAGCTCCACCTGGTACCGCCCACGGCCCCCTACTTCAGGAACGCCGACATCCTCGTCTCGGCCGACTGCGTCGCCTTTGCCCTCGGCTCTTTCCACCGGGACCTGCTGAAGGGAAAAGCCCTCGCCATCGCCTGCCCCAAGCTGGACGAGACCGGCACCTACGTGGAGAAGCTCGCCACCATCTTCCGCGAAAGCGAGGTAAAGAGCGTCACCGTCGCCATCATGGAAGTCCCCTGCTGCCGCGGCCTCGACGTCATGGTGAAGCAGGCGGTGGCCCAGTCGGGACGCGACATTCCGCTGGAGACGATCGTCATCGGCATCGACGGCGAGAGAAGGAACTGACCCCCGAAAAAGGGGCGATCGAACGAGGTACCGACCATGAAAACGGATATTACCCAGGCCCTGGTCCATGAGCATACCCTGATCCTCCGGATGCTTGCCGTCCTGGAGCGCAACGCCATCCTCACCGCCGAGGGGAAGTACACCTACTATCGGTTCTACGAAGATGCGGTGGACTTCATCCGCAGCTACGCCGACCGCTTCCACCACGCCAAGGAGGAGGACGTCCTCTTCGAAGCGCTGGTCCGTAACGGCATGCCGCGGGAGAACAGCCCGGTGGCCGCCATGCTGATGGAGCACGACCGGGGCCGCGCCTACGTAAAGGCGATGGAAGAAGCAGCGCGGGCAGCAGCCGGAGGCGACGCCACCCGCAACCGCGACATCACCGACAACGCCCTCGGCTACCTCACCATGCTCCGCGAGCATATCGACAAGGAGGACAACATCCTCTACCCCCTGGCGGAGCGGGTCATCCCTCAGGAGATGCGCGGCGGGATCGTCGCCGGTTACTGCACCGCCGAAGCCCGCACCCCGGCCGATTTCGAGCAGAAGTACCGCGAAGTGCTGGAGCGGTACGAGGCGGAGGCAGCACCGCACGCGGCATAGGCCGGAAAAGCTTTAGCTCTGACGGGAGAAGGGGAGATCGGATGATCTCCCCTTCTCTTGTTGGTGCAACGACTCTCCACACGCTCCCCGGCAGACTCATTCTCCTTGATGTCGGCCCATTCCCCCAGAGAAGCTATTCTTCATAACCGGAATTGACATTCCCCTCAGCCAAAGCAATCTATAAAAATAAACAATATTTAATGTGATTATTTTTATTGTCAACAAGCACACGCTTACCAGCCGCACTCGATTAGTCCCCTGCAACCACCTTGTTTTGTGCAACTATCTGCAATTTTGTCACAAAGGAGGAGTTATGCGCTGCACCACCGTCCTCTCAATGTTCCTTCTGACTCTGATGCTGCTCTCCCTGGGCGGCTGCGGCGGTTCGGGCAGCATCACGGCAGCAAGCAGCCCGTTCGTCTCGGGGGGAAGTAGCACTACGACCGTGGGGAGCACTCCCATCACGGCTCAGAACCCCGAGGTCAGCATGGTTTTGACCACCGACCTGACAAAGCCATCCGATCTGACCAAACTGCCGCAGATCGACGCCAACATCGGCACGGTCCTGCTCTCGGCAAAGCTCCTGAATGTGGGCGGCGGAGACATAATAGACCAAGTGACCGGCTTTCACATTGGGACGGGCCAGCCGATCCCGAACGCAGCGGTCACCTTTTCGGTCCTGGCCGGCCCGGGAATTATCGGCAGCACCACGCCGGTCAGCGACAAAAATGGCGCATCCGATGCAATCTTCACCGCCGGCAACGTCCTCTATACCACCAACGTCATCATAGAGGCCACGGCCACCGTCAGCGGCAACATCTACCGCGCCTACACGAGTTTCCAGATCGTGCGCGGCACCGGCGTCATTTCCATCGGTGAAAACGGGCTTCTTCCCCCCATGAGCAAGGAGGAGGATCCGAACCTCGCCATCGCAGAGCGCTTCCTTCAATTGGTCCCCTTCAAGCTGACCGATTCCAACGGCAACCCGCGGGTGGGGGTACCGGTCACCCTGTCGCTCTACAGCCAGTCCAACGATTCCGCCGTCGTCATCGATTATCTGAAAAGCCCGGTCACCGAGCCGAACCAGCAGACCGTCACCACCGATTCCGCCGGCATGGGGGTATTCAACGTCTCCGTCACCATGCCGCTGCCCGCCCCCGGCATAACCAAGATCGACTCCATCGTCTACAAGGCGGTGACCAACGACGCCAATCCGATCGTCGCCTATGTCGGAGGGATGT contains:
- a CDS encoding carboxypeptidase-like regulatory domain-containing protein encodes the protein MRRALTNCLRYGIAIIMLVLAACGGGDGNRTPPLTGGTVTGVVRDMATGTPLAGVTVTDGSSTATTDANGVYTMPRPAGTYTLTVSAAGYGTTSRICSVPAGGSASFNWSLSRSPGVYWNYSAAQPGRMIPAATMNYVVVAWNDLGMHCAQDDYSYFCVLPPFNTLHVQVIQRGVGVVTSGITVSYAFPKKTDSARNTNFWQYAAKYGWNVPPNIGITGTPLAGTMAVDANNLGFVATGIPVTPYDDDGTWDPYGTATITVTNTATGAVLQTASVVVPVSTEMNCSNCHGMADTYLNILQTHDRRTGTTLAADQAKGVLHLCAECHADNALGLAGKPGVTNLSLAMHGFHRDKMVSTGSSQSPECYNCHPGPRTNCLRGIMSHAGQTCTDCHGNLSAMTTALQNGRKPWLEEPRCGDCHGSLHQENSATLYRNSIFTNSPDPKMNGQLYCAACHNSPHAEFSSTNHVDNGLPQKYQGDSYWLWNCYVCHTDYMPAPSTHQ
- a CDS encoding hemerythrin domain-containing protein, which gives rise to MKTDITQALVHEHTLILRMLAVLERNAILTAEGKYTYYRFYEDAVDFIRSYADRFHHAKEEDVLFEALVRNGMPRENSPVAAMLMEHDRGRAYVKAMEEAARAAAGGDATRNRDITDNALGYLTMLREHIDKEDNILYPLAERVIPQEMRGGIVAGYCTAEARTPADFEQKYREVLERYEAEAAPHAA